In a single window of the Melioribacteraceae bacterium genome:
- a CDS encoding HDOD domain-containing protein — MLDTKISESKEKIKNHLSTIGNLPSVPHIITEVSQLLDNEKTSANDLCKVISQDQGIVTKILSVANSPLYGLPRRVSTIEFAVVIIGFEHIKNILVALSLVEAFKGGNSPNWNHMSYWTHSLLTATAAKRLADDLRYPKSGEVFTAGLLHDLGLVVLQRFMNKDFNTILKNVDVENKNYLQAEFDSLGFTHQDISEYLLEKWNFPPYIIEAVLYHHKPALAEKGKILAAIIHLADYMTQKFQIGAFEWDSNFELDESVIQILGLGSPEYFEKFVNGYEELFKSHLESLNV, encoded by the coding sequence ATGCTTGATACTAAAATTTCTGAATCAAAGGAAAAAATAAAAAATCATTTATCTACTATTGGTAATCTTCCTTCGGTGCCTCATATTATCACAGAAGTTTCTCAATTGCTCGATAATGAAAAAACCAGCGCAAACGATCTTTGCAAGGTAATATCTCAAGATCAGGGAATTGTAACAAAAATTTTATCTGTTGCAAATTCACCTTTGTACGGACTGCCAAGAAGAGTATCCACAATTGAATTTGCGGTAGTGATAATCGGATTTGAGCACATAAAAAATATTTTAGTTGCTCTTTCCTTGGTTGAAGCATTTAAAGGTGGCAATTCTCCAAATTGGAATCATATGTCTTACTGGACACACTCACTTTTAACGGCGACAGCGGCAAAAAGATTAGCCGATGATTTGCGTTATCCGAAATCGGGTGAGGTTTTTACCGCCGGATTGCTTCATGATTTGGGTCTTGTTGTTTTACAACGTTTTATGAACAAAGATTTTAATACTATTTTGAAAAATGTTGATGTTGAAAATAAAAACTATTTACAAGCTGAATTTGATTCATTAGGATTTACTCATCAGGATATTTCTGAATATTTGTTAGAGAAATGGAATTTCCCTCCATACATAATTGAAGCGGTGTTGTATCATCATAAACCTGCATTAGCTGAAAAAGGAAAAATTTTAGCGGCAATAATTCATCTGGCAGATTATATGACTCAAAAATTTCAGATTGGCGCATTTGAATGGGACAGCAATTTTGAATTGGATGAAAGTGTAATTCAAATTCTTGGACTCGGATCCCCCGAGTATTTTGAAAAGTTTGTTAACGGGTATGAGGAATTATTTAAAAGTCATTTAGAATCATTAAATGTGTAG
- a CDS encoding flagellar hook basal-body protein, with protein MIKGIYTAGRSLHQRTQNIDVVSNNLANLSTVGYKREIPFSEMVNEYGEIEIRKLTSMVQGEIIHTNNPMDLAISGKGFFVVKNDNGELELTRDGKFKISDEGFLVDKNGRSVMGKGGEISLQDSMLQNMNTITIDKNGELKVDEKLYDKLLIVKVEDESAMERSGGANFLPGSSGFIEVPENEYGVSQGFLEQANTNPIIEMEEMIQVSKNYESAQKIIAALDRSLEDAISIGKI; from the coding sequence ATGATTAAAGGAATTTATACAGCGGGAAGAAGTTTACATCAGCGTACTCAAAATATTGATGTTGTTTCTAATAATCTTGCTAACCTTAGTACAGTTGGATATAAGAGAGAAATTCCTTTTTCTGAAATGGTAAATGAATATGGCGAAATTGAAATCAGAAAACTTACAAGTATGGTTCAAGGCGAAATAATTCATACTAATAATCCTATGGATCTCGCAATTTCCGGTAAAGGATTTTTTGTCGTTAAAAATGATAATGGTGAACTTGAACTTACCCGTGATGGAAAATTTAAGATATCTGACGAAGGTTTCTTAGTTGATAAGAATGGAAGATCTGTAATGGGAAAAGGGGGAGAGATTTCTCTTCAAGATTCGATGCTGCAAAATATGAACACAATTACAATTGATAAAAATGGCGAATTAAAGGTTGATGAAAAATTATACGATAAATTATTGATTGTAAAAGTTGAAGATGAAAGTGCAATGGAAAGATCTGGTGGTGCAAATTTTTTACCGGGCAGCAGTGGTTTTATTGAAGTGCCGGAAAATGAGTATGGTGTTTCGCAAGGATTTTTAGAGCAAGCAAACACAAACCCGATAATCGAAATGGAAGAAATGATTCAAGTAAGTAAAAATTATGAATCGGCGCAGAAAATAATTGCCGCGCTCGATCGTTCATTGGAAGATGCAATTAGCATCGGTAAAATTTAA
- a CDS encoding HDOD domain-containing protein encodes METVTIDLSQRRERTELILKKVNTLSPIPKILSEVLQLLNDINTSPHVLAKAITKDQSVVLKLLTIANSPFYGLTKRVSSIEFAIMILGFDEIRNIVSALSLMESMKNKSDQYLDQKKFWMHSYLTATISKKIAMDLGLEKSGEAFIAGLLHDLGISVIHRFMHTDFVSITELNKNGLNLLEAETQILGMDHQAIGEMLLKNWNIPDLICGIVRYHHNPVLSTNSPVLTSVVHLADYMTQKLQMGELAFDNTIDLNEQIFTTLHFKDLSELSKFIEGYKEPIQAQMESLKYLV; translated from the coding sequence ATGGAAACAGTAACAATTGATTTATCGCAGAGAAGAGAAAGAACAGAATTAATTTTAAAGAAGGTTAATACACTTTCTCCTATTCCAAAAATCTTATCTGAAGTGCTGCAGTTACTAAACGATATCAATACTAGTCCACATGTGCTGGCAAAAGCCATTACGAAAGATCAAAGCGTTGTTTTAAAACTTTTAACAATCGCAAACTCCCCATTTTATGGTTTAACAAAACGAGTATCTTCAATAGAATTTGCGATAATGATACTTGGTTTTGATGAGATTAGAAATATTGTTTCCGCGTTATCTTTAATGGAATCGATGAAGAACAAGAGTGATCAATATCTCGATCAGAAAAAATTCTGGATGCATTCATACTTAACCGCTACAATCTCGAAAAAAATTGCTATGGATCTTGGTCTTGAAAAAAGCGGCGAAGCATTTATTGCCGGTTTATTGCACGATCTTGGTATTTCAGTCATCCACCGTTTTATGCATACCGATTTTGTAAGTATTACTGAACTAAATAAGAATGGACTCAATCTACTTGAAGCCGAAACACAAATATTAGGAATGGATCATCAGGCTATTGGCGAGATGCTTCTCAAAAACTGGAATATACCAGATTTAATTTGCGGTATTGTTAGATATCATCACAATCCGGTATTATCAACCAACTCGCCGGTTTTAACTTCAGTGGTTCATTTGGCCGACTATATGACGCAGAAACTCCAAATGGGAGAACTTGCTTTCGACAATACAATTGACCTGAACGAACAAATCTTTACTACACTTCATTTCAAAGACTTAAGCGAATTAAGCAAATTTATTGAAGGCTATAAAGAACCAATTCAAGCACAAATGGAATCATTAAAGTATTTAGTATGA
- a CDS encoding flagellar basal body P-ring protein FlgI produces MKNMRNTFVIIALFISSIISGQRIKDVAYISGKNTEQVIGYGLVVGLAGTGDSYRSSFTVQSVTSMLNRFGITIPQFDLKTKNVAAVIVTTSLNSSLKVGAEFDVTVSSLGDATSLQGGTLLMTPLSTMTGKVYGFAQGAISVGGYDISTSSGSRISRNHTLAGRVPRGGTLKESLNLGLDIVDEFSVFLKEPDYTTAQNISTQINQTFGADVAKSMDGAEVRVTIPQDRQNNLIGFFSEIENLTVVVDEVAKVVLNERTGTVVSGSTVRIQPVTITHGGLNISIRSFPIISQPNSFSQGRTAIFNNQVPTIEQDSSKTVAIQGASNVQEVASALNSLKVAPRDIIAIFQALKEAGALIAELIIM; encoded by the coding sequence ATGAAAAACATGAGAAATACATTTGTAATAATTGCGCTGTTTATCAGCTCAATAATTAGCGGACAGAGAATCAAAGACGTTGCCTATATAAGCGGTAAAAATACAGAACAAGTTATTGGTTATGGATTGGTTGTTGGTTTAGCAGGTACAGGTGATAGCTATAGATCCTCGTTTACAGTTCAATCTGTAACAAGCATGTTGAACCGATTTGGTATTACTATTCCTCAATTTGATCTTAAAACTAAAAACGTTGCCGCTGTTATAGTTACAACATCATTGAACTCAAGTTTAAAAGTAGGTGCTGAGTTTGATGTAACGGTTTCATCTCTTGGTGATGCTACTAGTCTTCAAGGTGGAACACTATTGATGACTCCACTTTCTACTATGACGGGAAAAGTTTATGGATTTGCACAAGGCGCAATTTCGGTTGGCGGATATGATATTAGCACTTCATCAGGAAGTAGAATTTCACGTAATCATACTCTTGCCGGCAGAGTTCCAAGGGGAGGTACATTAAAAGAATCGCTGAATTTGGGACTTGATATTGTTGATGAATTTTCTGTCTTCTTAAAAGAACCCGATTATACTACCGCTCAAAATATTTCTACTCAAATTAATCAGACTTTCGGCGCTGATGTGGCAAAATCTATGGATGGTGCAGAGGTTAGAGTTACTATTCCACAAGATAGACAGAATAATCTTATCGGTTTCTTTTCCGAGATTGAAAATTTAACCGTTGTAGTTGATGAAGTTGCAAAAGTTGTGTTGAATGAAAGAACCGGAACAGTAGTATCGGGAAGTACGGTTCGAATACAGCCAGTAACAATTACTCATGGCGGATTAAATATATCAATTAGATCATTTCCGATTATTTCTCAGCCAAATTCATTTTCGCAAGGAAGGACTGCAATATTCAATAATCAAGTTCCAACTATTGAACAAGATTCATCAAAAACCGTAGCTATACAGGGAGCAAGTAATGTTCAAGAAGTAGCTTCGGCTCTTAATTCACTAAAAGTAGCTCCCAGAGATATAATTGCAATATTTCAAGCACT
- a CDS encoding flagella basal body P-ring formation protein FlgA, producing the protein MTLLINILCLFLISSGNGFEKDVKNYLDKKLSGYSKYEFEIAHAPRSYKKLEIEDGEQFKINKGILLLPVKITHEDNNTSKSIVTIKVKLYKKIAKTINPIRRNDIINSGSLTSEVAEITNLNGTPISLNKDYTEYRIKHNLKAGVVLLEEHLELIPIIQKGEKAILHTGSNGVNVSLEVITRKDGVTGEIITVVNGNKMYKAKVIDQFNLSLVE; encoded by the coding sequence ATGACTTTGCTAATTAACATATTGTGTTTATTTCTTATCTCCTCCGGAAATGGATTTGAAAAAGATGTTAAGAATTATCTGGATAAGAAATTATCCGGTTATAGCAAATATGAATTTGAAATCGCTCATGCCCCAAGATCCTATAAAAAGTTGGAAATTGAGGATGGAGAACAATTCAAAATTAACAAAGGAATTTTATTGCTTCCGGTTAAAATAACCCATGAAGATAATAATACTTCAAAATCAATTGTTACAATTAAAGTTAAGCTCTATAAGAAAATTGCTAAGACTATAAATCCAATAAGAAGAAACGATATAATTAACTCAGGCAGTCTCACGAGTGAAGTAGCTGAAATAACTAATTTAAATGGAACGCCAATTAGTTTAAATAAAGATTACACTGAGTATAGAATAAAACATAATCTTAAAGCAGGAGTGGTACTACTTGAAGAACATCTAGAACTGATCCCAATAATTCAAAAAGGGGAAAAAGCAATTCTTCATACAGGTTCAAATGGCGTGAATGTATCGCTTGAGGTTATAACTCGCAAAGATGGAGTTACAGGAGAAATAATAACCGTTGTTAATGGTAATAAAATGTATAAAGCGAAAGTAATTGACCAATTCAATTTAAGTTTAGTTGAGTAA
- a CDS encoding sigma-70 family RNA polymerase sigma factor, producing the protein MSNAILWSTYKQNPTPELKKQIVLTYVNLVHYVIHKTNLNQAGVLDRRDYFQFGIEGLSEAIDRFDPDYGTKFETYAIQRIRGKIYDELRKYNTKYEISSDNDSSPTYTYSNLSLNHSVSEDEGMQLHEMIPSGNDKPDTVLEKKDMKNKLLDLIKGLAERERTILSLYYYEELNYKEIAQVLNITVSRVSQIHSRTLNSLKLRLADYNA; encoded by the coding sequence ATTGAAAAAACAGATAGTTCTAACATATGTCAATCTGGTTCATTATGTGATTCACAAAACAAATTTGAACCAAGCCGGTGTTTTAGACCGCCGCGATTATTTTCAATTTGGAATTGAGGGCTTAAGCGAAGCAATAGATCGTTTCGATCCCGATTATGGCACAAAATTCGAAACATATGCTATTCAAAGAATCCGCGGTAAAATTTATGATGAACTTCGTAAATACAATACCAAATATGAAATTTCATCCGATAACGATTCTTCTCCAACCTACACATACTCCAATCTTTCGCTAAATCATTCGGTAAGTGAAGATGAAGGAATGCAGCTTCATGAAATGATACCAAGCGGAAACGACAAACCTGATACCGTTTTGGAGAAGAAGGATATGAAGAATAAGCTTCTCGATTTAATTAAGGGGTTGGCAGAAAGAGAAAGAACAATACTTAGTTTGTATTACTACGAAGAATTAAACTATAAAGAAATTGCACAGGTGTTAAACATAACTGTATCACGTGTTTCGCAAATACATTCAAGAACTCTAAACTCATTAAAATTAAGGTTAGCAGATTACAATGCTTGA
- a CDS encoding flagellar basal body L-ring protein FlgH: protein MKTRILIIALILPFIINAQSMRQNAAFSLFSDNKAAMPGDAVTIIVLESTHASNNSATSAGRKSEAGFGMSGAIDKTTLPNVDFDINSGNDFSGKGSTQTTGSIRTKISAVVDTVLANGNLRIRGSKKITINGEDQIVKISGVIRTSDIRTDNTVYSHSITDADISFEGSGLIDNAQKPGWLTKLFHWLF from the coding sequence ATGAAAACAAGAATATTAATAATAGCATTAATTCTACCATTTATAATAAACGCTCAATCCATGAGACAGAACGCAGCGTTTTCACTTTTTTCTGACAATAAAGCCGCCATGCCGGGGGATGCCGTTACAATAATTGTACTGGAATCTACTCACGCATCTAATAACTCAGCAACTTCTGCAGGAAGAAAAAGTGAGGCTGGGTTTGGAATGTCGGGCGCAATCGATAAAACAACATTGCCAAATGTAGATTTTGATATCAATAGTGGTAATGACTTTTCGGGGAAAGGTTCAACACAAACAACAGGAAGCATTCGCACAAAAATTAGCGCAGTTGTTGATACAGTTTTAGCTAATGGTAATTTGAGAATTAGAGGAAGTAAAAAGATCACAATTAACGGGGAAGATCAGATAGTGAAAATAAGTGGGGTAATTAGAACTTCAGATATAAGAACAGATAATACAGTTTATTCACACAGCATTACTGATGCGGATATTTCATTTGAAGGAAGCGGATTAATTGATAACGCACAAAAACCGGGCTGGTTAACAAAATTGTTTCATTGGCTATTTTAG
- the flgG gene encoding flagellar basal-body rod protein FlgG, which yields MSTRALRTASSGMHAQQINIEVISNNIANINTTGFKKNKAEFQDLMYQEVHVNPLTASTPGVEDTTTHKIQIGNGVKPAASTKLFIQGDISATNNQLDFAIQGDGFFQLRKTDGTFVYTRDGAFKLSADGKVVTTGGYILEPGISLNSDMTTLSVNKDGSIDGIDLNGNRVPLGNIELAKFINPGGLMALGDNLYGETAASGQPILGAPSSLGFGEIHQGYLEASNVDIVEEMVAMIGAQRAYEINSKTVKTVEEMMTMANNLKR from the coding sequence ATGTCAACAAGAGCACTTAGAACAGCATCATCAGGAATGCACGCTCAACAAATAAACATTGAAGTAATCTCGAATAATATTGCAAACATCAATACAACCGGATTTAAAAAGAACAAAGCTGAGTTTCAGGATTTAATGTACCAGGAAGTACACGTTAATCCATTGACAGCTTCAACACCGGGAGTGGAAGACACCACAACTCATAAAATTCAGATTGGAAATGGTGTTAAACCGGCGGCATCAACAAAATTATTTATACAGGGGGATATTTCTGCTACTAATAATCAGCTTGATTTTGCAATTCAAGGAGATGGTTTTTTTCAGTTGAGGAAAACGGATGGTACTTTTGTTTACACCCGCGATGGCGCGTTTAAATTGAGCGCGGATGGTAAAGTAGTAACTACTGGCGGGTATATTCTTGAACCGGGAATATCACTTAATTCTGATATGACTACGCTTTCGGTTAATAAAGATGGTTCTATTGATGGAATTGATTTAAATGGCAATCGTGTTCCATTAGGAAATATAGAACTGGCAAAATTTATAAATCCGGGTGGATTGATGGCTCTTGGCGATAATTTATATGGTGAAACTGCCGCTTCAGGTCAGCCAATACTCGGTGCACCTTCATCTCTTGGCTTCGGTGAAATTCATCAAGGTTATCTTGAAGCTTCAAATGTTGATATAGTTGAGGAAATGGTTGCGATGATTGGCGCTCAACGAGCATATGAAATTAATTCTAAGACAGTTAAAACTGTTGAAGAAATGATGACGATGGCAAATAACCTAAAACGATAA